One genomic segment of Streptomyces sp. TLI_146 includes these proteins:
- a CDS encoding Cof-type HAD-IIB family hydrolase, with protein sequence MGSVTSATEPLPTEQPAPVVPRLIATDLDGTLLRDDKSVSERTVAALAAAEEAGIEVFFVTGRPARWMDVVSDHVHGHGLAICGNGAAVVDLHGSVDEHRFVKVRPLDRAAALDVVEILRAAAPGTSFAVEQTGGLHHELAYPPMLMDAASSIAPAEKLLAEDADTVDEPILKVLAHHPELPPDDFLALARKAVGARAEITRSSPTALLEISGPGVSKASTLELCCAERGITPAEVVAFGDMPNDVEMLTWAGTSYAMGNAHPDVVAAASGHTVANNDDGVAVVIERILASL encoded by the coding sequence ATGGGATCTGTGACCTCAGCTACCGAGCCCCTCCCGACCGAGCAGCCCGCCCCCGTCGTCCCCCGGCTCATCGCGACCGATCTGGACGGCACGCTGCTGCGCGACGACAAGTCCGTCTCGGAGCGTACGGTCGCGGCGCTCGCGGCCGCCGAGGAGGCGGGCATCGAGGTCTTCTTCGTCACCGGCCGCCCCGCCCGCTGGATGGACGTCGTCAGTGACCACGTCCACGGCCACGGCCTGGCCATCTGCGGCAACGGCGCGGCCGTCGTCGATCTGCACGGCAGTGTCGACGAGCACCGGTTCGTCAAGGTCCGCCCACTGGACCGTGCGGCCGCCCTGGATGTCGTCGAGATCCTGCGCGCCGCCGCCCCGGGCACGTCCTTCGCCGTCGAGCAGACCGGCGGGCTCCACCACGAACTGGCGTATCCCCCGATGCTGATGGACGCCGCCAGCAGCATCGCGCCCGCCGAGAAGCTGCTGGCCGAGGACGCCGACACGGTCGACGAGCCCATCCTCAAGGTGCTCGCCCACCACCCCGAGCTGCCGCCCGATGACTTCCTCGCGCTGGCCCGCAAGGCCGTGGGGGCGCGCGCCGAGATCACCCGGTCCAGCCCGACCGCCCTCCTGGAGATCAGCGGCCCCGGCGTCTCCAAGGCGTCCACGCTCGAACTGTGCTGCGCCGAGCGCGGCATCACCCCGGCCGAGGTCGTCGCCTTCGGCGACATGCCCAACGACGTGGAAATGCTCACCTGGGCGGGCACCTCCTACGCCATGGGCAACGCCCACCCGGACGTCGTGGCCGCCGCCTCGGGCCACACGGTCGCCAACAACGACGACGGCGTCGCGGTCGTCATCGAGCGGATCCTCGCCTCCCTCTGA
- a CDS encoding M23 family metallopeptidase, translated as MRLGHLCRALTLVLCVIAGPLTPVATAADDPDVPRTSLAVARLYRDAAQATTAYEQGRRAAEAQRAKAEWLDRLLADRRRDLVRLHDDMGRVARAQYRTGGNIAYTAQLLLADDPEELMRGQRLAWQADMAVTRLYGKARRAEGRLTAAQRRAQAAWRDLADRRDQLEGIKRSIAARLEEARWELQGEADRSVAAGQCRGAVRLEEPPGSRPASAWTAPVETYRLSAGFDSAGERWAQRHTGQDFAVDIGTPVRAVGAGRVVSVSCGGGFGIEVVVGHPGGYYSQYAHLAAVTVDQGDRVATGQWIGQAGTTGNSTGPHLHFEIRLTPEMGSAVDPVRWLGERGVTLRSNAAEPEPDGS; from the coding sequence ATGCGTCTCGGACACCTGTGCAGGGCCCTCACGCTGGTCCTGTGCGTCATCGCCGGGCCGCTGACTCCCGTCGCCACGGCCGCCGACGACCCCGATGTGCCCCGTACGAGCCTGGCGGTGGCACGGCTCTATCGGGACGCCGCCCAGGCGACCACCGCGTACGAGCAGGGCAGACGCGCGGCCGAGGCCCAGCGGGCGAAGGCGGAGTGGCTCGACCGGCTCCTCGCCGACCGGCGGCGCGATCTCGTACGGCTCCATGACGACATGGGCCGGGTGGCCCGCGCGCAGTACCGGACCGGCGGGAACATCGCGTACACCGCACAGCTGCTGCTCGCCGACGACCCCGAGGAGCTGATGCGCGGTCAGCGGCTCGCCTGGCAGGCCGACATGGCCGTGACCCGGCTCTACGGGAAGGCGCGCCGCGCGGAAGGGCGGCTCACCGCGGCCCAGCGGCGGGCCCAGGCCGCCTGGCGCGACCTCGCGGACCGCAGGGACCAGCTGGAGGGCATCAAGAGGTCCATCGCCGCGCGCCTGGAGGAGGCACGCTGGGAGCTCCAGGGCGAGGCCGACCGAAGCGTGGCGGCGGGCCAGTGCCGGGGTGCCGTACGCCTTGAGGAGCCGCCGGGGTCACGCCCCGCGAGCGCGTGGACGGCGCCCGTGGAGACGTACCGGCTGTCGGCGGGCTTCGACAGCGCGGGCGAGCGCTGGGCCCAGCGCCACACCGGCCAGGACTTCGCGGTGGACATCGGTACGCCCGTACGGGCGGTCGGCGCGGGCCGGGTCGTCTCCGTCTCGTGCGGCGGCGGCTTCGGGATCGAGGTCGTCGTCGGGCATCCCGGCGGCTACTACTCCCAGTACGCGCATCTGGCGGCGGTCACCGTGGACCAGGGCGACCGGGTGGCCACCGGTCAGTGGATCGGCCAGGCGGGCACCACCGGCAACTCGACCGGCCCGCACCTCCACTTCGAGATCCGGCTCACCCCCGAGATGGGCTCGGCGGTCGATCCGGTGCGGTGGCTGGGCGAGCGCGGGGTGACACTGCGCAGCAACGCCGCCGAGCCGGAACCGGACGGGTCGTGA
- a CDS encoding M24 family metallopeptidase, with product MPTAVKTELDARLSGFREVQRLAYECAEAVAAQLKPGVTEREAARMQREWLRERGVRDWFHLPFAWFGDRTAFVNFRIPLQFFPTNRRLEAGMPFILDMAPVYKGFTADIGYSGCLGLNPVHDRLLADLEAHRELILREVRERRPLREIYEDVDRLMVRQGYANRHRAYPFGVIAHKVDQVKERRWSPNVFGFGTQSLKGLASDALHGHRDGWSPLWSPYKFSDHPPRPGLWAVEPHLGFRGTGAKFEEILVVTDSKDPEQSAFWLDDDLPHVRRWAEEKAA from the coding sequence ATGCCAACGGCGGTCAAGACGGAACTCGACGCGCGGCTCAGCGGGTTCAGGGAAGTGCAGCGGCTCGCCTATGAGTGCGCGGAGGCCGTCGCGGCCCAGCTCAAGCCGGGCGTGACGGAGCGCGAGGCGGCCCGTATGCAGCGGGAGTGGCTGCGCGAGCGCGGTGTGCGGGACTGGTTCCACCTGCCGTTCGCCTGGTTCGGTGACCGCACGGCGTTCGTGAACTTCCGCATCCCGCTCCAGTTCTTCCCCACCAACCGGAGGCTGGAGGCGGGGATGCCGTTCATCCTCGACATGGCCCCGGTCTACAAGGGCTTCACGGCTGACATCGGCTACTCGGGCTGCCTGGGCCTCAACCCCGTGCACGACCGGCTCCTCGCCGATCTTGAGGCGCACCGCGAGCTGATCCTGCGCGAAGTCCGCGAGCGGCGGCCGCTGCGCGAGATCTACGAGGACGTGGACCGCCTCATGGTCCGCCAGGGCTACGCCAACCGGCACCGCGCGTACCCGTTCGGCGTGATCGCCCACAAGGTCGACCAGGTCAAGGAGCGCCGCTGGTCGCCGAACGTCTTCGGGTTCGGCACCCAGTCGCTCAAGGGCCTGGCGAGCGACGCGCTGCACGGCCACCGCGACGGCTGGTCGCCGCTGTGGAGCCCCTACAAGTTCTCCGACCACCCGCCCCGTCCGGGGCTGTGGGCGGTCGAGCCGCACCTCGGGTTCCGGGGTACGGGCGCGAAGTTCGAGGAGATCCTGGTCGTCACCGACTCCAAGGACCCCGAGCAGAGCGCGTTCTGGCTGGACGACGATCTGCCGCATGTGCGGCGCTGGGCCGAGGAGAAGGCGGCGTGA
- a CDS encoding PadR family transcriptional regulator, producing the protein MSLRHAVLGLLAERPASGYDLMKLFETSLSHVWSATQSQVYGELGKLADSGLVEVAAEGPRGRKEYAITDPGRAELRHWLVETEPSRTRRSDSLLRVFFLGLLTPLEAQTYLLTEAERSARQLAGLEEAEAAIEWDDDPLSLHGRLALEYGKRLSAMHEEWARWAAEQLKAGR; encoded by the coding sequence ATGAGCCTTCGTCACGCGGTCCTGGGGTTGCTGGCCGAACGTCCGGCCAGCGGCTACGACCTGATGAAACTGTTCGAGACCTCGCTCTCCCACGTCTGGTCGGCGACCCAGAGCCAGGTCTACGGCGAGCTGGGCAAGCTCGCCGACTCCGGCCTGGTCGAGGTGGCGGCCGAGGGCCCCCGGGGCCGCAAGGAGTACGCCATCACCGACCCGGGCCGGGCCGAGCTGCGCCACTGGCTCGTCGAGACCGAACCCTCCCGCACCCGCCGCAGCGACTCCCTGCTGCGCGTCTTCTTCCTCGGCCTGCTCACCCCGCTGGAGGCGCAGACGTATCTCCTGACCGAGGCCGAGCGCTCCGCCCGCCAGCTCGCCGGCCTGGAGGAGGCGGAGGCCGCGATCGAGTGGGACGACGACCCACTCTCCCTCCACGGCCGCCTGGCCCTGGAGTACGGCAAGCGGCTCAGCGCGATGCACGAGGAGTGGGCGCGCTGGGCGGCCGAGCAGCTCAAGGCGGGACGGTAG
- a CDS encoding metal-dependent hydrolase — translation MSTERREDATPEHYRITPRRVSFDWHETPLHWIPDEPTATHVINVLHLLLPAGERWFVKVFKEALPLVTDPVLLKDVKGFMGQEATHSVQHAYVLDHLAEQRLDTAAYTRHVDFLFDKLLGERPPFGAPIPTQEWLRFRLSLIAAIEQFTAVLGDWVLHAEALDRAGSDPIMLDLLRWHGAEEVEHRAVAFDMYQHCGGEGLPRYARRVEGMVVVAPVLLWLWVWGASYLIRHDPQLAGRLRYSLREHNRAVRQGLLPSWKELGAAIPRYFRRSYHPSQEGSLRKAVEYLATSPAARAAAGAVGRAALG, via the coding sequence GTGAGCACGGAGCGCCGGGAGGACGCGACCCCCGAGCACTACAGGATCACCCCGCGGCGGGTCTCGTTCGACTGGCACGAGACCCCCCTGCACTGGATACCGGACGAGCCCACCGCCACCCATGTCATCAACGTCCTGCATCTGCTCCTTCCCGCGGGCGAGCGGTGGTTCGTGAAGGTCTTCAAGGAAGCCCTTCCGCTGGTCACCGACCCGGTGCTGCTCAAGGACGTCAAGGGCTTCATGGGCCAGGAGGCCACCCACAGCGTCCAGCACGCCTACGTCCTCGACCACCTCGCCGAGCAGCGCCTCGACACCGCCGCGTACACCCGCCACGTCGACTTCCTCTTCGACAAACTCCTCGGTGAGCGGCCACCGTTCGGCGCGCCGATACCGACCCAGGAGTGGCTGCGCTTCCGGCTCTCGCTGATCGCCGCGATCGAGCAGTTCACGGCGGTGCTGGGGGACTGGGTGCTGCACGCCGAGGCCCTAGACCGGGCCGGCTCGGACCCGATCATGCTCGACCTGCTGCGCTGGCACGGCGCGGAGGAGGTCGAACACCGCGCCGTCGCCTTCGACATGTACCAGCACTGCGGCGGCGAGGGCCTGCCCCGCTACGCCCGCCGGGTGGAGGGCATGGTCGTCGTCGCCCCGGTGCTGCTCTGGCTGTGGGTTTGGGGTGCCTCCTATCTGATCCGTCACGACCCCCAGCTCGCCGGCCGGCTGCGCTATTCGCTGCGCGAGCACAACCGGGCGGTACGGCAAGGTCTGCTGCCCAGCTGGAAGGAGCTCGGCGCGGCCATACCCCGCTACTTCCGGCGGTCGTACCATCCCTCGCAGGAGGGCTCCCTGCGCAAGGCCGTCGAATATCTCGCGACCTCGCCGGCGGCCCGTGCGGCAGCGGGTGCGGTCGGCCGCGCCGCCCTGGGGTAG
- a CDS encoding ABC transporter ATP-binding protein yields the protein MIATESLSKRFPRVTALDRLSLDIGPGVTGLVGANGAGKSTLIKILLGLSPATEGTAAVLGLDVATSGGAIRERVGYMPEHDCLPPDVSATEFVVHMARMSGLPVTAARERTADTLRHVGLYEERYRPIGGYSTGMKQRVKLAQALVHDPQLVLLDEPTNGLDPVGRDEMLGLIRRIHTDFGISVLVTSHLLGELERTCDHVVVIDGGKLLRSSSTSDFTQTTTTLAVEVTDSDAHPDGTEAVRGALVAAGITLHAGVEEGLPGAGHILLVEAAGEETYDVVRDTVAGLGLGLVRMEQRRHHIAEVFKTPAQAPEPVSERAAAAVFDQRPPAPGATAAAQQNGGGSHGS from the coding sequence GTGATCGCGACCGAAAGCCTGAGCAAGCGGTTCCCCCGGGTGACCGCGCTTGACCGGCTCTCCTTGGACATCGGGCCCGGTGTGACCGGCCTGGTGGGTGCCAACGGAGCCGGCAAGTCGACGTTGATCAAGATCCTCCTCGGCCTCTCCCCGGCCACGGAGGGCACCGCCGCGGTGCTCGGCCTCGACGTCGCCACCAGCGGTGGCGCGATCCGTGAGCGCGTCGGCTACATGCCGGAGCACGACTGCCTGCCGCCCGACGTCTCGGCCACCGAGTTCGTCGTGCACATGGCGCGCATGTCGGGCCTGCCGGTGACCGCCGCCCGCGAGCGCACCGCCGACACCCTGCGCCACGTCGGCCTCTACGAGGAGCGGTACCGCCCGATCGGCGGCTACTCGACCGGCATGAAGCAGCGCGTCAAGCTCGCCCAGGCGCTCGTCCACGACCCCCAGCTGGTCCTGCTCGACGAGCCGACCAACGGCCTCGACCCGGTCGGCCGCGACGAGATGCTCGGTCTGATCCGCCGCATCCACACCGACTTCGGCATCTCCGTCCTGGTCACCTCGCACCTCCTCGGCGAGCTGGAGCGCACCTGTGACCACGTAGTGGTCATCGACGGCGGCAAGCTGCTGCGGTCCAGCTCCACCAGCGACTTCACCCAGACCACCACCACCCTCGCGGTCGAGGTCACCGACTCCGACGCGCACCCGGACGGCACCGAAGCCGTGCGCGGCGCGCTCGTCGCGGCCGGCATCACGCTCCACGCGGGCGTGGAGGAAGGCCTGCCGGGCGCCGGGCACATCCTGCTCGTGGAGGCGGCGGGCGAGGAGACGTACGACGTGGTGCGCGACACCGTCGCCGGGCTCGGCCTCGGCCTCGTACGGATGGAGCAGCGCCGCCACCACATCGCGGAGGTCTTCAAGACCCCGGCGCAGGCCCCGGAGCCCGTCTCCGAGCGCGCCGCCGCCGCTGTGTTCGATCAGCGGCCTCCAGCCCCGGGGGCGACCGCCGCCGCACAGCAGAACGGAGGCGGCAGCCATGGCAGCTGA
- a CDS encoding SDR family oxidoreductase: MKGARERWVRTGGIELCVAELGDVEQPTVVLVHGYPDSKEVWSEVAVRLAERFHVVLYDVRGHGRSTAPAPLRGGFTLEKLTDDFLAVVDAVSPDRPVHLVGHDWGSVQAWEFVTVKRTEGRIASFTSMSGPSLDHFGHWIKTRMTRPTPRRVGQLLGQGAKSWYVYMLHTPVLPELAWRGPLGKRWPKILERVEKVPSGDYPTSSLPQDAAHGAWLYRDNVRARLRRPRADAYAHVPVQLITPTGDAFLSERLYDELELWAPQLVRRTLPAKHWVPRTRPDRLAAWITEFITANEDGVPAQDAVATGRYADRFGGQLVLVTGAASGIGRATAFAFAEAGARVVAVDRDAEGAARTAEMSRLIGAPQAWAETVDVSDEQAMEKLAEKVAAEYGIVDVLVNNAGIGLSGSFFDTTSEDWKKVLDVNLWGVIHGCRIFGKQMADRGQGGHVVNTASAAAYQPSKALPAYSTTKAAVLMLSECLRAELAGQGIGVSAICPGFVNTNITSTARFAGVDETEEKRRQKKSARLYGLRNYPPEKVATAILRAVVKNQAVVPVTPEARGAHLMSRFTPRTLRAIARLEPPL; encoded by the coding sequence ATGAAGGGCGCGCGCGAGCGCTGGGTGCGCACGGGAGGGATCGAGCTGTGCGTCGCCGAACTCGGCGACGTGGAGCAGCCGACCGTGGTGCTCGTGCACGGCTATCCGGACAGCAAGGAGGTGTGGTCGGAGGTCGCCGTCCGGCTGGCCGAGCGCTTCCACGTCGTTCTGTACGACGTACGGGGCCACGGCCGCTCGACCGCTCCGGCCCCGCTGCGCGGCGGCTTCACCCTGGAGAAGCTGACCGACGACTTCCTGGCGGTCGTCGACGCGGTGAGCCCCGACCGGCCGGTGCATCTGGTCGGCCACGACTGGGGCTCCGTCCAGGCCTGGGAGTTCGTCACCGTCAAGCGCACCGAGGGCCGGATCGCCTCCTTCACCTCGATGTCCGGCCCCTCCCTCGACCACTTCGGGCACTGGATCAAGACCCGGATGACCCGCCCGACCCCCCGCCGGGTGGGCCAGCTGCTCGGCCAGGGCGCCAAGTCCTGGTACGTGTACATGCTGCACACCCCGGTCCTCCCCGAGCTCGCCTGGCGCGGCCCGCTCGGCAAGCGGTGGCCGAAGATCCTCGAACGCGTGGAGAAGGTCCCCTCCGGCGACTACCCCACGTCGTCCCTGCCCCAGGACGCGGCGCACGGCGCCTGGCTCTACCGGGACAACGTCCGGGCTCGGCTGCGCCGCCCGCGCGCCGACGCCTACGCGCACGTGCCGGTGCAGCTGATCACGCCGACCGGCGACGCGTTCCTCTCCGAGCGGCTCTATGACGAACTGGAGCTCTGGGCGCCCCAGCTGGTCCGCCGCACCCTGCCCGCCAAGCACTGGGTCCCGCGCACCCGGCCCGACCGCCTGGCCGCCTGGATCACCGAGTTCATCACCGCCAACGAGGACGGCGTCCCGGCGCAGGACGCCGTGGCCACCGGCCGGTACGCGGACCGCTTCGGCGGCCAGCTGGTCCTGGTCACCGGCGCGGCCAGCGGCATCGGCCGGGCCACCGCCTTCGCGTTCGCGGAGGCCGGTGCGCGGGTCGTCGCCGTGGACCGGGACGCGGAGGGGGCGGCCCGGACCGCCGAGATGTCCCGGCTCATCGGCGCCCCCCAGGCCTGGGCCGAGACGGTCGACGTCAGCGACGAGCAGGCCATGGAGAAGCTCGCCGAGAAGGTCGCCGCCGAGTACGGCATCGTGGACGTCCTGGTGAACAACGCCGGGATCGGCCTCTCCGGCTCATTCTTCGACACCACCTCCGAGGACTGGAAGAAGGTCCTCGACGTCAACCTGTGGGGCGTCATCCACGGCTGCCGGATCTTCGGCAAGCAGATGGCCGACCGCGGCCAGGGCGGTCACGTCGTCAACACCGCCTCGGCAGCCGCCTACCAGCCCTCCAAGGCGCTGCCCGCCTACTCCACCACCAAGGCCGCGGTGCTGATGCTCAGCGAGTGCCTGCGCGCCGAACTGGCCGGGCAGGGCATCGGCGTCAGCGCCATCTGCCCCGGCTTCGTCAACACCAACATCACCTCCACCGCCCGCTTCGCCGGGGTCGACGAGACCGAGGAGAAGCGCCGCCAGAAGAAGTCCGCCCGGCTCTACGGCCTGCGCAACTACCCGCCGGAGAAGGTCGCCACGGCGATCCTGCGCGCGGTCGTGAAGAACCAGGCCGTGGTGCCGGTGACGCCCGAGGCCCGCGGCGCCCACCTCATGTCCCGCTTCACGCCCCGCACCCTGCGCGCGATCGCCCGATTGGAGCCACCGCTGTGA
- a CDS encoding MerR family transcriptional regulator produces the protein MPHSLPSCEYRIEDLAHASGATVRTIRAYQDRGLLPRPERRGRSNVYGETHLARLRQIADLLDRGYTLASIKELLEAWDAGRGLGGVLGLVAEVNGPWTDEEAARISRDDLDATFGGEPDDEAVAEAVELGILERIPGNDREFLVPSPQELAVAAELHAAGVPLDAISGHLRELRGQVEHIAARFLDFTTEHVFARYLGHRPPTDAEAAEAAGLVRRLRPLAQQTVDAELARAMRLFATRHLQQHLGATAPAAPADPDPGPVTLPAHTLRAVRDLVGPANVAAFISAAAEREVQSRTLDALSARTLSTE, from the coding sequence GTGCCACACTCCCTCCCTTCCTGCGAGTACCGCATCGAGGACCTGGCGCACGCGAGCGGCGCCACGGTCCGCACGATCCGCGCCTATCAGGACCGCGGCCTGCTGCCCAGGCCCGAGCGGCGCGGCCGGTCCAATGTGTACGGCGAGACGCATCTGGCCCGGCTGCGCCAGATCGCCGATCTGCTCGACCGCGGTTACACCCTGGCCTCCATCAAGGAACTCCTGGAGGCCTGGGACGCGGGCCGCGGCCTGGGCGGTGTCCTCGGCCTGGTCGCCGAGGTCAACGGGCCCTGGACCGACGAGGAGGCCGCCCGGATCTCCCGGGACGATCTCGACGCCACCTTCGGCGGCGAGCCCGACGACGAGGCCGTCGCCGAAGCGGTCGAACTGGGCATCCTGGAGCGCATCCCCGGCAACGACCGCGAGTTCCTGGTCCCCAGCCCGCAGGAGCTGGCGGTCGCCGCCGAGCTGCACGCGGCCGGGGTCCCCCTGGACGCCATCTCCGGGCATCTGCGCGAGCTGCGCGGCCAGGTGGAGCACATCGCCGCCCGCTTCCTCGACTTCACCACCGAGCACGTCTTCGCCCGCTATCTGGGCCACCGGCCGCCCACCGACGCGGAGGCCGCCGAGGCCGCCGGTCTGGTGCGCCGACTGCGGCCGCTCGCCCAGCAGACCGTGGACGCCGAACTGGCCCGGGCCATGCGCCTGTTCGCCACCCGGCACCTGCAGCAGCATCTCGGCGCCACGGCACCGGCCGCCCCGGCCGATCCCGACCCGGGGCCGGTCACTCTGCCCGCGCACACGCTCCGGGCCGTACGGGACCTGGTCGGCCCGGCGAACGTCGCCGCGTTCATCTCCGCCGCTGCCGAACGGGAGGTCCAGTCCCGTACGTTGGACGCTCTCTCGGCCCGTACGTTGTCCACAGAATAG
- a CDS encoding LLM class flavin-dependent oxidoreductase has protein sequence MRLSTVILPVRRWHDGGRDEWLRAEELGFHTAYTYDHLSWRTFRDRPWFGAVPTLTAAAAATSRMRLGTLVTSPNFRHPVTLAKELITLDDVSNGRITLGIGAGGNGFDATALGQQAWTPRERADRFAEFVPLLDRLLTEEAMTSEGTFYSAVEARNIPGCVQRPRLPFAVAATGPRGLKLAARHGQAWVTTGDPKLFETGTPDQSVEAIRGQIKKLGEACDDIGRDVDELDKILLTGFTPEPGRVLESLDSFVDFAGRHFELGVTEIVLHAPIPDSTFAADRKVFEQIATEGLAQLR, from the coding sequence ATGCGTCTGAGCACTGTGATTCTTCCGGTACGCCGCTGGCACGACGGCGGTCGCGACGAGTGGCTGCGAGCCGAGGAGCTGGGCTTCCACACCGCGTACACCTACGACCACCTGTCCTGGCGGACGTTCCGCGACAGGCCGTGGTTCGGCGCGGTGCCGACGCTGACCGCCGCTGCCGCCGCCACCTCGCGGATGCGGCTGGGCACGCTGGTCACCTCGCCGAACTTCAGGCACCCGGTGACCCTCGCCAAGGAACTGATAACGCTCGACGACGTCTCGAACGGCCGGATCACGCTCGGGATCGGGGCCGGTGGCAACGGCTTCGACGCCACCGCCCTGGGCCAGCAGGCGTGGACGCCGCGCGAGCGGGCCGACCGCTTCGCCGAATTCGTGCCGCTGCTCGACCGTCTGCTGACCGAGGAGGCGATGACGTCCGAGGGCACCTTCTACTCGGCCGTCGAGGCGCGCAACATCCCCGGCTGCGTGCAGCGGCCGCGGCTGCCGTTCGCGGTGGCGGCGACCGGTCCGCGCGGCCTGAAGCTGGCGGCGCGGCACGGGCAGGCGTGGGTGACCACGGGCGACCCGAAGCTCTTCGAGACGGGCACGCCCGACCAGTCGGTCGAGGCGATCCGCGGACAGATCAAGAAGCTCGGCGAGGCCTGCGACGACATCGGCCGTGATGTGGACGAGCTGGACAAGATCCTGCTCACCGGTTTCACGCCGGAGCCCGGTCGGGTGCTGGAGTCACTCGACTCCTTCGTGGACTTCGCGGGCAGGCACTTCGAGCTCGGCGTGACGGAGATCGTTCTGCACGCGCCGATCCCGGACTCGACCTTCGCCGCCGACCGGAAGGTGTTCGAGCAGATCGCCACGGAGGGGCTGGCGCAGCTGCGCTGA
- a CDS encoding RNA 2'-phosphotransferase, with translation MAETPDAARTVKVSKYLSKHLRHQPERIGLTLDPHGWVEIATLLRAAAAHHFPITRAELDHVVDVNDKRRFAVEGDRIRASQGHTVAVDLGLPAAEPPAYLYHGTVARSLDAIRAEGLRPMARHHVHLSADRETATRVGARRGRPIVLSVDAAAMRRDGHAFHISANGVWLTDSVPPTYLRLPE, from the coding sequence ATGGCCGAAACACCGGACGCCGCACGCACCGTGAAGGTGTCCAAGTACCTGTCGAAACACCTGCGCCACCAGCCCGAGCGCATCGGACTGACCCTCGACCCGCACGGCTGGGTCGAGATCGCCACCCTGCTGCGGGCGGCGGCCGCGCACCACTTCCCCATCACCCGCGCTGAGCTCGACCATGTCGTCGACGTCAACGACAAGCGCCGGTTCGCGGTCGAGGGCGACCGGATCCGGGCCAGTCAGGGCCACACCGTCGCCGTAGACCTGGGCCTCCCGGCCGCCGAGCCGCCCGCGTACCTCTACCACGGCACGGTGGCCCGCAGCCTGGACGCGATCCGGGCCGAGGGGCTGCGGCCCATGGCCCGCCACCATGTGCATCTCTCCGCCGACCGCGAGACGGCGACCCGGGTCGGCGCCCGGCGCGGCCGCCCGATCGTCCTGAGCGTGGACGCCGCGGCGATGCGACGGGACGGCCATGCCTTCCACATCAGCGCGAACGGGGTGTGGCTCACCGACTCCGTACCGCCGACGTACCTGCGCCTTCCGGAGTGA
- a CDS encoding ABC transporter permease produces MTQNQIAQTQIHNIGYRNYDGPRLGRAYARRSLFSQSLRGAYGLGRSAKSKVLPMLLFAVMCLPAAIMVAVAVATKANDLPVDYTRNAILMQAVIGLFIAAQAPQTVSRDLRFRTVPLYFSRPIERVDYVLAKFAAMASALFILTAAPLVVLYVGALLAKLDFADQTKGFAQGLVSVALLSLLFAGIGLVVSALTPRRGFGVAAVIAVLTISYGAVSAVQGVAFDQQSTGSIKWFGLFSPITLIDGVQTAFLGATSAFPGRVGPGAGAGVVYLLVVLALIAGSYAVLMRRYRKVGL; encoded by the coding sequence ATGACACAGAACCAGATCGCCCAGACCCAGATCCACAACATCGGCTACCGCAACTACGACGGCCCGCGCCTGGGCCGGGCGTACGCACGGCGCTCGCTCTTCTCGCAGTCGCTGCGCGGGGCGTACGGACTGGGCCGCAGCGCCAAGTCCAAGGTGCTGCCGATGCTGCTGTTCGCGGTGATGTGCCTGCCCGCGGCCATCATGGTCGCGGTCGCCGTCGCCACCAAGGCCAACGACCTGCCGGTGGACTACACGCGCAACGCGATCCTGATGCAGGCCGTCATCGGCCTCTTCATCGCCGCGCAGGCCCCCCAGACCGTCTCGCGCGACCTGCGCTTCCGCACCGTGCCGCTGTACTTCTCGCGGCCCATCGAGCGCGTGGACTACGTCCTGGCCAAGTTCGCGGCGATGGCCTCGGCGCTCTTCATCCTCACGGCGGCGCCGCTCGTCGTGCTCTACGTGGGCGCGCTGCTCGCCAAACTCGACTTCGCGGACCAGACCAAGGGGTTCGCACAGGGACTGGTCTCGGTGGCACTGCTCTCGCTCCTGTTCGCCGGCATCGGCCTGGTGGTCTCGGCGCTCACCCCGCGCCGCGGCTTCGGCGTCGCGGCCGTCATCGCGGTCCTGACGATCTCCTACGGGGCGGTCTCCGCGGTCCAGGGCGTCGCCTTCGACCAGCAGTCCACCGGGTCCATCAAGTGGTTCGGGCTCTTCTCCCCCATCACGCTCATCGACGGGGTGCAGACCGCCTTCCTCGGCGCGACGTCGGCCTTCCCGGGCCGCGTGGGGCCGGGCGCCGGGGCCGGCGTGGTCTATCTGCTCGTCGTCCTCGCGCTGATCGCCGGTTCGTACGCCGTCCTGATGCGCCGCTACCGGAAGGTCGGGCTGTGA